The Thioflexithrix psekupsensis genomic interval AAGTGTTTTTATTTAAGCGAACCGTGCGAGAAGCCGCATTGCGACGGGATATTTATGCGACTTTTATGGCAAAACCCATGCAAAGAGAACCCGGTAGTGCCATGCACATTCATCAAAGTTTGGTCGATAGAAAAACGGGACAAAATTTATTCGCCAATACTCAGCAAGACCCTACGCCATTATTTTTACATTACTTGGGGGGATTGCAAAAATATTTGCCGGTGGCTTTATGTTTTTTCGCGCCTAATGTGAATTCATATCGGCGATTTTTGCGTTATGATTCTGCGCCGATTAATGTGCAGTGGGGTTACGACAATCGCACGGTGGGGCTGCGCGTGCCACACGCCACGCCAGCGGCTCGTCGGGTGGAAAATCGCGTGGCTGGTGCTGATGCCAATCCTTATTTAGCGTTAGCGGCTTCGTTGGCGTGTGGTTATTTGGGGATTCAACAACAATTAACGCCACAAAATCCAGTGGTCGGCAGTGGTTATAAATTTCCTTATGAAATTCCCCGTAATTTAGAAGATTCATTGCGTCGTTTAGATGAAGACGAAGATGCGCCTGCTTTACGTGCGATTTTAGGCGAGCGTTTTGTCAAAGCCTATCAAGCCGTTAAATGGAAAGAATATGAAACTTTTTTAGGGGTAATTAGTTCATGGGAGCGCAATTTTTTATTATTAAACGTTTAATGCTTACTTTATAGGATAAAATAATGACCCAATCACCTGATGATTCTTCTCCTTCCTCTTTAGAGACAAAAACCACGCCTAAAGATGTATTAGCGGGTTTTTTAGTTTTTCTTGCGCCGTTGGCTGCCATTGTTGTGGGGGGATTGGCTTTAATTGGCGCGTTATTTTTATTGTTTTTATTGGGTGTTATTTAAAGAATAAGCATGGAATTATTTTTTAATTCCGTGCTTATTCTTTCTCAATTGGCTTGCGGATAAAAATCATCGTCTAAAATTTGCTCCACAGTATAAGGACAATGGATTGGAAAATGGTTTTTATCCAATCCCGTCTCTTTTGCCGCTAATAATACCGCTTTGGGATAGGCACGAATAATGGAATCATTAAGCGCGTTTTTTAAACTGGGAATATGTTCTAATTGCGCTTGTACTCGATAACGTTGCTCAATCATTGAAGCACGCCAACTGTTGCCCTGAAACTCTCCCCAACGTTCGGTTAAGTGTTTCAATTGAAATTGCCACCTCAATAAATGAGCCATCAGAATCACCAAATGGCTGACTAATTCATGTTTATCCCGATTAGCCATGCCTTCCAATTCCTCGATTAAATGCACGGTGTCTAATGCGTGCCATTGGCCTGTTTT includes:
- a CDS encoding glutamine synthetase family protein, whose amino-acid sequence is MDYLLNWIKEHNITEIECLVPDMSGIARGKIIPANKFSADEGMRLPENIFVQTVTGEYPDDESVINPAEIDMQLHPDSNTIRVVPWAHEPTAQVIHDCYYRDGEAVDLAPRTVLRRILNLYEQQGWLPVVAPELEFFLVKKNIDPDYPLEPPIGRSGRPESARQSYGIDAVNEFDPLFEDIYDYCEAQRINIDTLIHEAGAAQMEINFLHGDALEAADQVFLFKRTVREAALRRDIYATFMAKPMQREPGSAMHIHQSLVDRKTGQNLFANTQQDPTPLFLHYLGGLQKYLPVALCFFAPNVNSYRRFLRYDSAPINVQWGYDNRTVGLRVPHATPAARRVENRVAGADANPYLALAASLACGYLGIQQQLTPQNPVVGSGYKFPYEIPRNLEDSLRRLDEDEDAPALRAILGERFVKAYQAVKWKEYETFLGVISSWERNFLLLNV
- a CDS encoding DUF29 domain-containing protein, yielding MNDLAVSYEKDYHQWIEQHIQLLKTGQWHALDTVHLIEELEGMANRDKHELVSHLVILMAHLLRWQFQLKHLTERWGEFQGNSWRASMIEQRYRVQAQLEHIPSLKNALNDSIIRAYPKAVLLAAKETGLDKNHFPIHCPYTVEQILDDDFYPQAN